The window CTCAAGTGAGAAGTTATATTGAAAATCTTGCCCAAAGTTTTGAGAATTTAATCTCTAAGCTTGATAAGGAGATAGAATTTTTAATTTTGGAAAACCAGAAACTTGCTAAGGAGATAGAAAGGCTTAAAAAGAATTTATCTAATTTACATATAAAAGATATAGAATATTATAAAGTCTTTATTGAGGACTTTTTTGTAAGCGAATGGGAAGAATACTATTCCAGAAAAGCACAAGAGGTTCAAATAGAATATTCAAAAACCTTAGATGAACTTGAAAAGATTAAAGAGAGTATAATTCAGCATATTAAATATTTTGAAAAATACAAAGAAGATATCATAAAAAGAATTTTCAATTTGATAGTAGAAATAGAAAGATTTATAGAAGATAACGAGTATTTGCCAGCTAAAAAATTGCAAAAAGACTTTTATGTGGACGATGAGTTGATAATACCTGCAGGAATTATTATAAACCATGAGGTAATTGAAAGTATGAGGGAGAAAGGGTTATTGATAGAATTTTTGAGACATCTTGCAAAGGAGGAAGAGTGATGAATGTAGAAATAAAGGTTTTAGAGATTTTAGAACAAAATCCAAAACTCTCTGCTCAAGAAATTGCAGTAATGCTTGGCGAAGATAAGAAAAAAATTGAAGAGATTATAAAAAAGCTTGAACAAGATAAAGTTATTGTAAAATATCACACAATTGTAAACTGGGAACGAACAGAAAAAGAAGTTGTTGAAGCAATAGTCGAGGTAAAAGTGACTCCTCAGCGAGGATTTGGTTATGATGCTATTGCTAAAAGAATTTACAAGTTTCCTGAGGTAAAGGCTGTGTATTTGCTTTCGGGAGATTATGACCTACATGTTGTTGTAGAAGGCAAGAGCATGAAAGATATTGCTCAGTTTGTTGGCTCTAAACTTGCACCGCTTGAATATGTTCTTTCAACAGCAACCCACTTTATAATGAAAAAATATAAAGATGCAGGTGTGATACTTGAAGATGGCGAAAGGGACGACAGGGAGGTTATAACACCGTGAATAATTTAGAAAAATACATTTCAAAAAGTATTCAAAGTGTTCCGCCTTCAGGTATTAGGAAATTTTTTGATATTGTATCTGAGATGAAAGATGCTCTTTCACTTGGAGTTGGTGAACCAGATTTTGTAACTCCGTGGAACATTCGCGAAATGGGAATATATTCTATTGAAGAAGGACATACCCATTATACTTCCAACTTCGGGCTTTTGGAGCTGAGAAAAGAGATTAGTAGGTATTTGAAAGATAGATTTGACCTTGACTATCCGAATTACAGAGATCAGATTTTAGTAACTGTTGGAGCAAGCGAAGCAATTGATATTGCTTTAAGGAGTATAGTAAATCCTGGTGATGAGGTTTTGATTCCTGAACCATGCTTTGTTTCATACAAACCATGTGTAATTTTTGCAGGTGGTGTACCAGTTGAGATTGAAACAAAACCAGAAAATGATTTCAAACTAAGGGCAGAAGATATTTTACCAAGAATATCTTCCAGAACTAAGGCTATTATCTTATCTTATCCTAACAATCCAACAGGTGCTATTATGACAAAAGATGATTTAAAAGAGATTGTTGATGTACTGAAGGATAAAGATATCATAGTAATTTCAGACGAAATATATGCTGAACTTACATATGAAGGAAGTCATGTTTCAATTGCTAATTTCCCTGAAATGAAAGAAAAGACTATTGTGATAAATGGTTTTTCAAAAGCTTTTGCCATGACAGGTTGGAGACTAGGATTTGTTGCTGCTAATGAGGTTTTTATTAAAGCAATGGCAAAGGTACATCAGTACATTATAATGAGTGCTCCTACATTTTCTCAATATGCTGCAATTGAAGCACTTAAAAATGGGCTTTCAGAGGTTGAGAAAATGAGAGAGGAGTATAACAGAAGAAGGCGTTACATGGTGAGTAGATTTAACAAGATGGGACTTGAGTGTTTTGAACCAAAAGGGGCGTTTTATGTTTTTCCATCAATAAAGTCTACCGGTCTTCCTTCTGAGGAGTTTGCAGAAAGGCTTTTGTACGAACAAAAAGTAGCAGTTGTACCAGGCACTGCATTTGGGAGGTCAGGAGAGGGATTTATAAGATGTTCGTATGCCTATTCGATTGAAACCATAAAACAAGCATTAGACAGAATAGAAAAATTTGTTATGAACATAAAATCTCAAGGTGTTTCCCGGCAAATTCGTGAAAATAATATGGTAGTGGAGAAGTAATATCATAAACTTTATTGTTAATTAATTTGAAATTGAATCTTATTGAATAAGCGTGAAGAAGTAAAGGGGTATTTTGTGTTTTTTCTTCTCCATAAATGCAATCCCCTACAATCGGATAACCAATTGATGCTAAATGAATTCTTAACTGATGTGTTCTGCCTGTTATTGGTTTTAACTTTAAAACTGAGAAGTTTCCAAAAGAATCAATAACTTCATAATATGTGGAGGCAAAATAGCCATCTTGATGAATTTCTCTTTTAATTCCATGCTGCGAACGTTTAATGGGTTTTTCAATAAACCCGCTTTTTTTTGGGAGTATACCGTGAACAATTGCAATATATGTCTTATCAACTCGTCTTTTTTCAAACTCATATGAAACGATACTGTGAAAGTAAGAGTTTTTAGCAAATAAAACTATTCCAGATGTATCTTTATCTAACCTATTTACTATATGTGTTGTAAGGTTTTTGGAATTTAAATAATACTCAACATAGTTTGCGATTGTATCAAAGTAATGGCCTTTAGATGGATGTGAAGGTAAACCGGAAGGTTTGTTTACAAATAAAAAGAAGTTGTCCTCATACAATATATCTATGCTTCCTTCAACAGCAACTATGTTTGACTTGTAAGATATCAAATCAATTTCAATTACAGCATTTTCTTGTGGATATTGATGAATCGAATAGATTGGGGGGATAAATCTTATTTGACCATGTGCCTTTAATCTGCTCATCAGAGTTGAAGAAAAAGAGAGTCTTTTTTGCAATATCTGTTTATATGTCATGTTCAAATCTTCTTTTTTGACCACGTATATTAACTTCATAGTGTTTTC is drawn from Caldicellulosiruptor diazotrophicus and contains these coding sequences:
- a CDS encoding Lrp/AsnC family transcriptional regulator, giving the protein MNVEIKVLEILEQNPKLSAQEIAVMLGEDKKKIEEIIKKLEQDKVIVKYHTIVNWERTEKEVVEAIVEVKVTPQRGFGYDAIAKRIYKFPEVKAVYLLSGDYDLHVVVEGKSMKDIAQFVGSKLAPLEYVLSTATHFIMKKYKDAGVILEDGERDDREVITP
- a CDS encoding RluA family pseudouridine synthase, which produces MKLIYVVKKEDLNMTYKQILQKRLSFSSTLMSRLKAHGQIRFIPPIYSIHQYPQENAVIEIDLISYKSNIVAVEGSIDILYEDNFFLFVNKPSGLPSHPSKGHYFDTIANYVEYYLNSKNLTTHIVNRLDKDTSGIVLFAKNSYFHSIVSYEFEKRRVDKTYIAIVHGILPKKSGFIEKPIKRSQHGIKREIHQDGYFASTYYEVIDSFGNFSVLKLKPITGRTHQLRIHLASIGYPIVGDCIYGEEKTQNTPLLLHAYSIRFNFKLINNKVYDITSPLPYYFHEFAGKHLEILCS
- a CDS encoding aminotransferase class I/II-fold pyridoxal phosphate-dependent enzyme, with the protein product MNNLEKYISKSIQSVPPSGIRKFFDIVSEMKDALSLGVGEPDFVTPWNIREMGIYSIEEGHTHYTSNFGLLELRKEISRYLKDRFDLDYPNYRDQILVTVGASEAIDIALRSIVNPGDEVLIPEPCFVSYKPCVIFAGGVPVEIETKPENDFKLRAEDILPRISSRTKAIILSYPNNPTGAIMTKDDLKEIVDVLKDKDIIVISDEIYAELTYEGSHVSIANFPEMKEKTIVINGFSKAFAMTGWRLGFVAANEVFIKAMAKVHQYIIMSAPTFSQYAAIEALKNGLSEVEKMREEYNRRRRYMVSRFNKMGLECFEPKGAFYVFPSIKSTGLPSEEFAERLLYEQKVAVVPGTAFGRSGEGFIRCSYAYSIETIKQALDRIEKFVMNIKSQGVSRQIRENNMVVEK